One region of Astyanax mexicanus isolate ESR-SI-001 chromosome 15, AstMex3_surface, whole genome shotgun sequence genomic DNA includes:
- the kcnh6b gene encoding potassium voltage-gated channel subfamily H member 6 isoform X2: MNMQAGVLSSTPDFDQMKCGAANRFPQFSLNFRRPRRSVTISDSPPTIELITKPKVKQRTQNITEKVTQVLSLGADVLPEYKIQAPDVHMWIMLHYSPFKAVWDWVILLLVLYTAVFTPYSAAFLLNELEEERRRPCGYTCNPLNVVDAIVDILFIVDIVINFRTTYVNHNDEVVTHPKRIAIHYIKGWFLIDMVAAVPFDLLIFKSGTDETTSTLIGLLKTARLLRLVRVARKLDRYSEYGAAVLVLLMCTFVLIAHWLACIWYAIGYVERPYMKTGWLDNLADQLGKHYNDSDSSSGPSIKDKYVTALYFTFSSLTSVGFGNVSPNTNSEKMFSICVMLIGSLMYASIFGNVSAIIQRLYSGTARYHTQLLRVKEFIRFHQIPGGLRQRLEEYFLHAWSYTNGIDMNAVLKGFPECLQADICLHLNRTLLQNCKAFRGASKACLRALATRFKTTHSPPGDTLYHHGDILHTLYFISRGSIQVSRNDMVLVVLGTNDILGEPIDLYAEPGHCNADVRTLTYCDLHRIQRYDLLEVLDMFPAFADSFWRNLEITFNLREADAVVHTVHNEISDCVYHASCSRHRRNSLDRRNRPDGMDQNDSYPLQTCPGLGHHCSTGHHTHWEEMYSCDSSTSQSSEDLNKPPLTHSQMCSPTGNPKDYHPPVVRLIPPNSTSGVGLEPGMDRGPSGTRLSGLYSYWPDCQGNQYTERCCRSSTVQASYNQPQCTEDCPTELESRLELLQSQLNRLETRMTADINVILQLLQRQITPVPPAYSSVSPANHAPDPSILYGNSAPVLHTLYPIPNLQLETRAPTIQSAAQPDSKFKPKSQDSLFSGIQDTVGSNEDENLQCSSETKLTVASICQASPNMMDAACLHSSLRFPSLPGNLDASACLAQIHKHLSDPVLPINQ; the protein is encoded by the exons CAAGATCCAGGCTCCAGACGTCCACATGTGGATCATGCTGCACTACAGTCCCTTTAAGGCGGTTTGGGATTGGGTCATCCTGCTGCTGGTGCTCTACACGGCCGTCTTCACTCCCTACAGCGCTGCATTCCTGCTGAACGAGCTGGAGGAAGAGCGCAGGCGGCCCTGCGGCTACACCTGCAACCCGCTCAACGTGGTGGACGCCATAGTGGACATCCTGTTCATCGTGGACATCGTGATCAACTTCCGCACCACCTACGTCAATCACAACGATGAGGTGGTGACACACCCGAAGCGCATTGCCATCCACTACATCAAAGGCTGGTTCCTCATCGACATGGTGGCCGCTGTCCCTTTTGATCTGCTCATCTTTAAATCGGGGACAGATGAG ACAACCTCCACTCTAATTGGCCTCCTGAAGACGGCACGACTGTTGCGACTGGTCCGTGTGGCGAGGAAGTTGGACAGATACTCTGAGTATGGAGCTGCGGTCCTGGTTTTGCTTATGTGTACGTTTGTGCTGATCGCCCACTGGCTGGCATGTATTTGGTATGCTATCGGTTATGTGGAAAGGCCATATATGAAAACGGGCTGGTTGGATAATCTGGCTGACCAGCTGGGGAAGCATTATAATGACAGTGATTCCAGCTCAGGACCTTCTATAAAGGACAAGTACGTCACTGCGCTTTACTTCACCTTCAGCAGCCTGACCAGCGTGGGCTTCGGAAACGTCTCACCAAACACCAACTCTGAAAAGATGTTCTCCATCTGCGTCATgcttattggct CCCTCATGTATGCCAGCATATTTGGGAACGTGTCGGCGATCATCCAGAGGCTTTACTCTGGGACCGCGCGGTACCACACTCAGCTGCTGCGAGTGAAGGAGTTCATCCGTTTCCATCAGATACCCGGAGGACTGAGACAGAGGCTGGAGGAGTACTTCCTGCACGCTTGGTCCTACACCAACGGCATCGACATGAATGCA GTTCTGAAGGGTTTTCCAGAATGCCTGCAGGCTGATATCTGTCTGCATCTGAACCGCACGCTGCTGCAGAACTGCAAGGCCTTCAGAGGAGCCAGCAAGGCCTGTCTGAGAGCCCTGGCCACACGCTTTAAAACCACACACTCCCCTCCAGGAGATACACTCTACCACCACGgcgacatcctccacacactgtacTTCATCTCCCGCGGATCCATTCAGGTGTCCCGTAACGACATGGTGCTGGTTGTACTGG GTACGAATGATATTTTGGGGGAGCCTATTGACCTGTATGCTGAGCCTGGACACTGCAATGCTGATGTGAGGACACTTACCTATTGTGACCTTCACCGTATCCAGAGATATGACCTTTTGGAAGTGCTGGACATGTTCCCAGCCTTCGCCGACAGTTTCTGGAGAAACCTGGAGATCACCTTCAACCTTAGAGAA GCAGATGCAGTTGTGCACACGGTACACAATGAGATTTCGGACTGTGTTTACCATGCCAGTTGCTCACGGCACCGCAGAAACTCACTGGACAGAAGAAACAGACCAG ATGGGATGGATCAAAACGATTCTTACCCACTTCAGACGTGCCCAGGTTTGGGTCATCACTGTTCCACAGGCCATCACACCCACTGGGAGGAAATGTACAGCTGTGACTCCTCCACGTCCCAGTCCAGCGAGGATCTCAACAAACCACCGCTGACCCACAGTCAGATGTGCAGCCCTACAGGAAACCCCAAGGATTACCACCCGCCTGTGGTGCGATTGATACCACCCAACAGTACCTCAGGGGTCGGCCTGGAGCCTGGCATGGACAGAGGGCCCTCGG GAACTCGTCTCTCTGGACTGTACAGTTACTGGCCAGACTGTCAGGGAAATCAGTACACAGAGCGATGCTGTCGATCCTCAACTGTTCAAGCTTCATACAATCAGCCGCAGTGCACAGAAGACTGTCCCACTGAGCTCGAGTCCAGACTGGAGTTACTGCAGAGCCAGCTGAACCG GTTAGAGACAAGAATGACTGCAGACATCAATGTGATtcttcagcttctgcagagacagATTACCCCGGTACCCCCCGCATACAGCTCTGTATCTCCAGCAAATCACGCCCCTGACCCTTCCATCCTCTACGGGAACAGTGCACCAGTGCTGCACACTCTGTATCCAATTCCTAATCTCCAGCTGGAGACCAGAGCTCCCACAATCCag AGTGCAGCCCAGCCGGATTCAAAGTTCAAACCGAAGTCTCAGGATTCCCTGTTCAGTGGCATACAGGACACAGTGGGGTCAAATGAAGATGAGAATCTTCAGTGTAGCTCAGAGACAAAGCTGACTGTGGCTTCCATATGCCAGGCATCTCCCAATATGATGGACGCAGCATGTCTCCATTCTTCTCTTCGTTTCCCATCGCTGCCCGGCAATCTGGACGCCTCTGCATGCCTGGCACAAATCCACAAACATCTGTCCGACCCTGTCTTACCTATTAACCAATGA
- the kcnh6b gene encoding potassium voltage-gated channel subfamily H member 6 isoform X3: MKCGAANRFPQFSLNFRRPRRSVTISDSPPTIELITKPKVKQRTQNITEKVTQVLSLGADVLPEYKIQAPDVHMWIMLHYSPFKAVWDWVILLLVLYTAVFTPYSAAFLLNELEEERRRPCGYTCNPLNVVDAIVDILFIVDIVINFRTTYVNHNDEVVTHPKRIAIHYIKGWFLIDMVAAVPFDLLIFKSGTDETTSTLIGLLKTARLLRLVRVARKLDRYSEYGAAVLVLLMCTFVLIAHWLACIWYAIGYVERPYMKTGWLDNLADQLGKHYNDSDSSSGPSIKDKYVTALYFTFSSLTSVGFGNVSPNTNSEKMFSICVMLIGSLMYASIFGNVSAIIQRLYSGTARYHTQLLRVKEFIRFHQIPGGLRQRLEEYFLHAWSYTNGIDMNAVLKGFPECLQADICLHLNRTLLQNCKAFRGASKACLRALATRFKTTHSPPGDTLYHHGDILHTLYFISRGSIQVSRNDMVLVVLGTNDILGEPIDLYAEPGHCNADVRTLTYCDLHRIQRYDLLEVLDMFPAFADSFWRNLEITFNLREADAVVHTVHNEISDCVYHASCSRHRRNSLDRRNRPDGMDQNDSYPLQTCPGLGHHCSTGHHTHWEEMYSCDSSTSQSSEDLNKPPLTHSQMCSPTGNPKDYHPPVVRLIPPNSTSGVGLEPGMDRGPSGTRLSGLYSYWPDCQGNQYTERCCRSSTVQASYNQPQCTEDCPTELESRLELLQSQLNRLETRMTADINVILQLLQRQITPVPPAYSSVSPANHAPDPSILYGNSAPVLHTLYPIPNLQLETRAPTIQQSAAQPDSKFKPKSQDSLFSGIQDTVGSNEDENLQCSSETKLTVASICQASPNMMDAACLHSSLRFPSLPGNLDASACLAQIHKHLSDPVLPINQ, translated from the exons CAAGATCCAGGCTCCAGACGTCCACATGTGGATCATGCTGCACTACAGTCCCTTTAAGGCGGTTTGGGATTGGGTCATCCTGCTGCTGGTGCTCTACACGGCCGTCTTCACTCCCTACAGCGCTGCATTCCTGCTGAACGAGCTGGAGGAAGAGCGCAGGCGGCCCTGCGGCTACACCTGCAACCCGCTCAACGTGGTGGACGCCATAGTGGACATCCTGTTCATCGTGGACATCGTGATCAACTTCCGCACCACCTACGTCAATCACAACGATGAGGTGGTGACACACCCGAAGCGCATTGCCATCCACTACATCAAAGGCTGGTTCCTCATCGACATGGTGGCCGCTGTCCCTTTTGATCTGCTCATCTTTAAATCGGGGACAGATGAG ACAACCTCCACTCTAATTGGCCTCCTGAAGACGGCACGACTGTTGCGACTGGTCCGTGTGGCGAGGAAGTTGGACAGATACTCTGAGTATGGAGCTGCGGTCCTGGTTTTGCTTATGTGTACGTTTGTGCTGATCGCCCACTGGCTGGCATGTATTTGGTATGCTATCGGTTATGTGGAAAGGCCATATATGAAAACGGGCTGGTTGGATAATCTGGCTGACCAGCTGGGGAAGCATTATAATGACAGTGATTCCAGCTCAGGACCTTCTATAAAGGACAAGTACGTCACTGCGCTTTACTTCACCTTCAGCAGCCTGACCAGCGTGGGCTTCGGAAACGTCTCACCAAACACCAACTCTGAAAAGATGTTCTCCATCTGCGTCATgcttattggct CCCTCATGTATGCCAGCATATTTGGGAACGTGTCGGCGATCATCCAGAGGCTTTACTCTGGGACCGCGCGGTACCACACTCAGCTGCTGCGAGTGAAGGAGTTCATCCGTTTCCATCAGATACCCGGAGGACTGAGACAGAGGCTGGAGGAGTACTTCCTGCACGCTTGGTCCTACACCAACGGCATCGACATGAATGCA GTTCTGAAGGGTTTTCCAGAATGCCTGCAGGCTGATATCTGTCTGCATCTGAACCGCACGCTGCTGCAGAACTGCAAGGCCTTCAGAGGAGCCAGCAAGGCCTGTCTGAGAGCCCTGGCCACACGCTTTAAAACCACACACTCCCCTCCAGGAGATACACTCTACCACCACGgcgacatcctccacacactgtacTTCATCTCCCGCGGATCCATTCAGGTGTCCCGTAACGACATGGTGCTGGTTGTACTGG GTACGAATGATATTTTGGGGGAGCCTATTGACCTGTATGCTGAGCCTGGACACTGCAATGCTGATGTGAGGACACTTACCTATTGTGACCTTCACCGTATCCAGAGATATGACCTTTTGGAAGTGCTGGACATGTTCCCAGCCTTCGCCGACAGTTTCTGGAGAAACCTGGAGATCACCTTCAACCTTAGAGAA GCAGATGCAGTTGTGCACACGGTACACAATGAGATTTCGGACTGTGTTTACCATGCCAGTTGCTCACGGCACCGCAGAAACTCACTGGACAGAAGAAACAGACCAG ATGGGATGGATCAAAACGATTCTTACCCACTTCAGACGTGCCCAGGTTTGGGTCATCACTGTTCCACAGGCCATCACACCCACTGGGAGGAAATGTACAGCTGTGACTCCTCCACGTCCCAGTCCAGCGAGGATCTCAACAAACCACCGCTGACCCACAGTCAGATGTGCAGCCCTACAGGAAACCCCAAGGATTACCACCCGCCTGTGGTGCGATTGATACCACCCAACAGTACCTCAGGGGTCGGCCTGGAGCCTGGCATGGACAGAGGGCCCTCGG GAACTCGTCTCTCTGGACTGTACAGTTACTGGCCAGACTGTCAGGGAAATCAGTACACAGAGCGATGCTGTCGATCCTCAACTGTTCAAGCTTCATACAATCAGCCGCAGTGCACAGAAGACTGTCCCACTGAGCTCGAGTCCAGACTGGAGTTACTGCAGAGCCAGCTGAACCG GTTAGAGACAAGAATGACTGCAGACATCAATGTGATtcttcagcttctgcagagacagATTACCCCGGTACCCCCCGCATACAGCTCTGTATCTCCAGCAAATCACGCCCCTGACCCTTCCATCCTCTACGGGAACAGTGCACCAGTGCTGCACACTCTGTATCCAATTCCTAATCTCCAGCTGGAGACCAGAGCTCCCACAATCCag CAGAGTGCAGCCCAGCCGGATTCAAAGTTCAAACCGAAGTCTCAGGATTCCCTGTTCAGTGGCATACAGGACACAGTGGGGTCAAATGAAGATGAGAATCTTCAGTGTAGCTCAGAGACAAAGCTGACTGTGGCTTCCATATGCCAGGCATCTCCCAATATGATGGACGCAGCATGTCTCCATTCTTCTCTTCGTTTCCCATCGCTGCCCGGCAATCTGGACGCCTCTGCATGCCTGGCACAAATCCACAAACATCTGTCCGACCCTGTCTTACCTATTAACCAATGA
- the kcnh6b gene encoding potassium voltage-gated channel subfamily H member 6 isoform X1, whose product MNMQAGVLSSTPDFDQMKCGAANRFPQFSLNFRRPRRSVTISDSPPTIELITKPKVKQRTQNITEKVTQVLSLGADVLPEYKIQAPDVHMWIMLHYSPFKAVWDWVILLLVLYTAVFTPYSAAFLLNELEEERRRPCGYTCNPLNVVDAIVDILFIVDIVINFRTTYVNHNDEVVTHPKRIAIHYIKGWFLIDMVAAVPFDLLIFKSGTDETTSTLIGLLKTARLLRLVRVARKLDRYSEYGAAVLVLLMCTFVLIAHWLACIWYAIGYVERPYMKTGWLDNLADQLGKHYNDSDSSSGPSIKDKYVTALYFTFSSLTSVGFGNVSPNTNSEKMFSICVMLIGSLMYASIFGNVSAIIQRLYSGTARYHTQLLRVKEFIRFHQIPGGLRQRLEEYFLHAWSYTNGIDMNAVLKGFPECLQADICLHLNRTLLQNCKAFRGASKACLRALATRFKTTHSPPGDTLYHHGDILHTLYFISRGSIQVSRNDMVLVVLGTNDILGEPIDLYAEPGHCNADVRTLTYCDLHRIQRYDLLEVLDMFPAFADSFWRNLEITFNLREADAVVHTVHNEISDCVYHASCSRHRRNSLDRRNRPDGMDQNDSYPLQTCPGLGHHCSTGHHTHWEEMYSCDSSTSQSSEDLNKPPLTHSQMCSPTGNPKDYHPPVVRLIPPNSTSGVGLEPGMDRGPSGTRLSGLYSYWPDCQGNQYTERCCRSSTVQASYNQPQCTEDCPTELESRLELLQSQLNRLETRMTADINVILQLLQRQITPVPPAYSSVSPANHAPDPSILYGNSAPVLHTLYPIPNLQLETRAPTIQQSAAQPDSKFKPKSQDSLFSGIQDTVGSNEDENLQCSSETKLTVASICQASPNMMDAACLHSSLRFPSLPGNLDASACLAQIHKHLSDPVLPINQ is encoded by the exons CAAGATCCAGGCTCCAGACGTCCACATGTGGATCATGCTGCACTACAGTCCCTTTAAGGCGGTTTGGGATTGGGTCATCCTGCTGCTGGTGCTCTACACGGCCGTCTTCACTCCCTACAGCGCTGCATTCCTGCTGAACGAGCTGGAGGAAGAGCGCAGGCGGCCCTGCGGCTACACCTGCAACCCGCTCAACGTGGTGGACGCCATAGTGGACATCCTGTTCATCGTGGACATCGTGATCAACTTCCGCACCACCTACGTCAATCACAACGATGAGGTGGTGACACACCCGAAGCGCATTGCCATCCACTACATCAAAGGCTGGTTCCTCATCGACATGGTGGCCGCTGTCCCTTTTGATCTGCTCATCTTTAAATCGGGGACAGATGAG ACAACCTCCACTCTAATTGGCCTCCTGAAGACGGCACGACTGTTGCGACTGGTCCGTGTGGCGAGGAAGTTGGACAGATACTCTGAGTATGGAGCTGCGGTCCTGGTTTTGCTTATGTGTACGTTTGTGCTGATCGCCCACTGGCTGGCATGTATTTGGTATGCTATCGGTTATGTGGAAAGGCCATATATGAAAACGGGCTGGTTGGATAATCTGGCTGACCAGCTGGGGAAGCATTATAATGACAGTGATTCCAGCTCAGGACCTTCTATAAAGGACAAGTACGTCACTGCGCTTTACTTCACCTTCAGCAGCCTGACCAGCGTGGGCTTCGGAAACGTCTCACCAAACACCAACTCTGAAAAGATGTTCTCCATCTGCGTCATgcttattggct CCCTCATGTATGCCAGCATATTTGGGAACGTGTCGGCGATCATCCAGAGGCTTTACTCTGGGACCGCGCGGTACCACACTCAGCTGCTGCGAGTGAAGGAGTTCATCCGTTTCCATCAGATACCCGGAGGACTGAGACAGAGGCTGGAGGAGTACTTCCTGCACGCTTGGTCCTACACCAACGGCATCGACATGAATGCA GTTCTGAAGGGTTTTCCAGAATGCCTGCAGGCTGATATCTGTCTGCATCTGAACCGCACGCTGCTGCAGAACTGCAAGGCCTTCAGAGGAGCCAGCAAGGCCTGTCTGAGAGCCCTGGCCACACGCTTTAAAACCACACACTCCCCTCCAGGAGATACACTCTACCACCACGgcgacatcctccacacactgtacTTCATCTCCCGCGGATCCATTCAGGTGTCCCGTAACGACATGGTGCTGGTTGTACTGG GTACGAATGATATTTTGGGGGAGCCTATTGACCTGTATGCTGAGCCTGGACACTGCAATGCTGATGTGAGGACACTTACCTATTGTGACCTTCACCGTATCCAGAGATATGACCTTTTGGAAGTGCTGGACATGTTCCCAGCCTTCGCCGACAGTTTCTGGAGAAACCTGGAGATCACCTTCAACCTTAGAGAA GCAGATGCAGTTGTGCACACGGTACACAATGAGATTTCGGACTGTGTTTACCATGCCAGTTGCTCACGGCACCGCAGAAACTCACTGGACAGAAGAAACAGACCAG ATGGGATGGATCAAAACGATTCTTACCCACTTCAGACGTGCCCAGGTTTGGGTCATCACTGTTCCACAGGCCATCACACCCACTGGGAGGAAATGTACAGCTGTGACTCCTCCACGTCCCAGTCCAGCGAGGATCTCAACAAACCACCGCTGACCCACAGTCAGATGTGCAGCCCTACAGGAAACCCCAAGGATTACCACCCGCCTGTGGTGCGATTGATACCACCCAACAGTACCTCAGGGGTCGGCCTGGAGCCTGGCATGGACAGAGGGCCCTCGG GAACTCGTCTCTCTGGACTGTACAGTTACTGGCCAGACTGTCAGGGAAATCAGTACACAGAGCGATGCTGTCGATCCTCAACTGTTCAAGCTTCATACAATCAGCCGCAGTGCACAGAAGACTGTCCCACTGAGCTCGAGTCCAGACTGGAGTTACTGCAGAGCCAGCTGAACCG GTTAGAGACAAGAATGACTGCAGACATCAATGTGATtcttcagcttctgcagagacagATTACCCCGGTACCCCCCGCATACAGCTCTGTATCTCCAGCAAATCACGCCCCTGACCCTTCCATCCTCTACGGGAACAGTGCACCAGTGCTGCACACTCTGTATCCAATTCCTAATCTCCAGCTGGAGACCAGAGCTCCCACAATCCag CAGAGTGCAGCCCAGCCGGATTCAAAGTTCAAACCGAAGTCTCAGGATTCCCTGTTCAGTGGCATACAGGACACAGTGGGGTCAAATGAAGATGAGAATCTTCAGTGTAGCTCAGAGACAAAGCTGACTGTGGCTTCCATATGCCAGGCATCTCCCAATATGATGGACGCAGCATGTCTCCATTCTTCTCTTCGTTTCCCATCGCTGCCCGGCAATCTGGACGCCTCTGCATGCCTGGCACAAATCCACAAACATCTGTCCGACCCTGTCTTACCTATTAACCAATGA
- the kcnh6b gene encoding potassium voltage-gated channel subfamily H member 6 isoform X4 has protein sequence MKCGAANRFPQFSLNFRRPRRSVTISDSPPTIELITKPKVLSLGADVLPEYKIQAPDVHMWIMLHYSPFKAVWDWVILLLVLYTAVFTPYSAAFLLNELEEERRRPCGYTCNPLNVVDAIVDILFIVDIVINFRTTYVNHNDEVVTHPKRIAIHYIKGWFLIDMVAAVPFDLLIFKSGTDETTSTLIGLLKTARLLRLVRVARKLDRYSEYGAAVLVLLMCTFVLIAHWLACIWYAIGYVERPYMKTGWLDNLADQLGKHYNDSDSSSGPSIKDKYVTALYFTFSSLTSVGFGNVSPNTNSEKMFSICVMLIGSLMYASIFGNVSAIIQRLYSGTARYHTQLLRVKEFIRFHQIPGGLRQRLEEYFLHAWSYTNGIDMNAVLKGFPECLQADICLHLNRTLLQNCKAFRGASKACLRALATRFKTTHSPPGDTLYHHGDILHTLYFISRGSIQVSRNDMVLVVLGTNDILGEPIDLYAEPGHCNADVRTLTYCDLHRIQRYDLLEVLDMFPAFADSFWRNLEITFNLREADAVVHTVHNEISDCVYHASCSRHRRNSLDRRNRPDGMDQNDSYPLQTCPGLGHHCSTGHHTHWEEMYSCDSSTSQSSEDLNKPPLTHSQMCSPTGNPKDYHPPVVRLIPPNSTSGVGLEPGMDRGPSGTRLSGLYSYWPDCQGNQYTERCCRSSTVQASYNQPQCTEDCPTELESRLELLQSQLNRLETRMTADINVILQLLQRQITPVPPAYSSVSPANHAPDPSILYGNSAPVLHTLYPIPNLQLETRAPTIQQSAAQPDSKFKPKSQDSLFSGIQDTVGSNEDENLQCSSETKLTVASICQASPNMMDAACLHSSLRFPSLPGNLDASACLAQIHKHLSDPVLPINQ, from the exons CAAGATCCAGGCTCCAGACGTCCACATGTGGATCATGCTGCACTACAGTCCCTTTAAGGCGGTTTGGGATTGGGTCATCCTGCTGCTGGTGCTCTACACGGCCGTCTTCACTCCCTACAGCGCTGCATTCCTGCTGAACGAGCTGGAGGAAGAGCGCAGGCGGCCCTGCGGCTACACCTGCAACCCGCTCAACGTGGTGGACGCCATAGTGGACATCCTGTTCATCGTGGACATCGTGATCAACTTCCGCACCACCTACGTCAATCACAACGATGAGGTGGTGACACACCCGAAGCGCATTGCCATCCACTACATCAAAGGCTGGTTCCTCATCGACATGGTGGCCGCTGTCCCTTTTGATCTGCTCATCTTTAAATCGGGGACAGATGAG ACAACCTCCACTCTAATTGGCCTCCTGAAGACGGCACGACTGTTGCGACTGGTCCGTGTGGCGAGGAAGTTGGACAGATACTCTGAGTATGGAGCTGCGGTCCTGGTTTTGCTTATGTGTACGTTTGTGCTGATCGCCCACTGGCTGGCATGTATTTGGTATGCTATCGGTTATGTGGAAAGGCCATATATGAAAACGGGCTGGTTGGATAATCTGGCTGACCAGCTGGGGAAGCATTATAATGACAGTGATTCCAGCTCAGGACCTTCTATAAAGGACAAGTACGTCACTGCGCTTTACTTCACCTTCAGCAGCCTGACCAGCGTGGGCTTCGGAAACGTCTCACCAAACACCAACTCTGAAAAGATGTTCTCCATCTGCGTCATgcttattggct CCCTCATGTATGCCAGCATATTTGGGAACGTGTCGGCGATCATCCAGAGGCTTTACTCTGGGACCGCGCGGTACCACACTCAGCTGCTGCGAGTGAAGGAGTTCATCCGTTTCCATCAGATACCCGGAGGACTGAGACAGAGGCTGGAGGAGTACTTCCTGCACGCTTGGTCCTACACCAACGGCATCGACATGAATGCA GTTCTGAAGGGTTTTCCAGAATGCCTGCAGGCTGATATCTGTCTGCATCTGAACCGCACGCTGCTGCAGAACTGCAAGGCCTTCAGAGGAGCCAGCAAGGCCTGTCTGAGAGCCCTGGCCACACGCTTTAAAACCACACACTCCCCTCCAGGAGATACACTCTACCACCACGgcgacatcctccacacactgtacTTCATCTCCCGCGGATCCATTCAGGTGTCCCGTAACGACATGGTGCTGGTTGTACTGG GTACGAATGATATTTTGGGGGAGCCTATTGACCTGTATGCTGAGCCTGGACACTGCAATGCTGATGTGAGGACACTTACCTATTGTGACCTTCACCGTATCCAGAGATATGACCTTTTGGAAGTGCTGGACATGTTCCCAGCCTTCGCCGACAGTTTCTGGAGAAACCTGGAGATCACCTTCAACCTTAGAGAA GCAGATGCAGTTGTGCACACGGTACACAATGAGATTTCGGACTGTGTTTACCATGCCAGTTGCTCACGGCACCGCAGAAACTCACTGGACAGAAGAAACAGACCAG ATGGGATGGATCAAAACGATTCTTACCCACTTCAGACGTGCCCAGGTTTGGGTCATCACTGTTCCACAGGCCATCACACCCACTGGGAGGAAATGTACAGCTGTGACTCCTCCACGTCCCAGTCCAGCGAGGATCTCAACAAACCACCGCTGACCCACAGTCAGATGTGCAGCCCTACAGGAAACCCCAAGGATTACCACCCGCCTGTGGTGCGATTGATACCACCCAACAGTACCTCAGGGGTCGGCCTGGAGCCTGGCATGGACAGAGGGCCCTCGG GAACTCGTCTCTCTGGACTGTACAGTTACTGGCCAGACTGTCAGGGAAATCAGTACACAGAGCGATGCTGTCGATCCTCAACTGTTCAAGCTTCATACAATCAGCCGCAGTGCACAGAAGACTGTCCCACTGAGCTCGAGTCCAGACTGGAGTTACTGCAGAGCCAGCTGAACCG GTTAGAGACAAGAATGACTGCAGACATCAATGTGATtcttcagcttctgcagagacagATTACCCCGGTACCCCCCGCATACAGCTCTGTATCTCCAGCAAATCACGCCCCTGACCCTTCCATCCTCTACGGGAACAGTGCACCAGTGCTGCACACTCTGTATCCAATTCCTAATCTCCAGCTGGAGACCAGAGCTCCCACAATCCag CAGAGTGCAGCCCAGCCGGATTCAAAGTTCAAACCGAAGTCTCAGGATTCCCTGTTCAGTGGCATACAGGACACAGTGGGGTCAAATGAAGATGAGAATCTTCAGTGTAGCTCAGAGACAAAGCTGACTGTGGCTTCCATATGCCAGGCATCTCCCAATATGATGGACGCAGCATGTCTCCATTCTTCTCTTCGTTTCCCATCGCTGCCCGGCAATCTGGACGCCTCTGCATGCCTGGCACAAATCCACAAACATCTGTCCGACCCTGTCTTACCTATTAACCAATGA